The sequence gatatggggccgtatgggggggatatggggagtatggggggaagatatgggggtctgggaagatttgggggggatataggaggtttggggggatttgggggggacagggggagtatgggggtttgagggggcaatgtgggggggctggggaggatatgggggggttggggggaatttggggggggggctttggaaggaaacagagtggttatggggatttggggggaatatgggggaaACTGGGTGCGatatgggggggcactgggggaaaTAGGGCGTTTggtgggggatattgggggatttgggggggatatggggatttgggaggaggatatggggattttttggggggttacaTTTGAGGATTTgagtggggatgtggggatatggggatttgggggggattttgggggaggatatggagggatgtgggggtttgggggggtacgtggtggatatgggtgggatataggaggatttggggggggatgtgggggggaaatgggggatttgggggcagatatggggcattatggggggggatatggggggttacgggggggaaaatgggcattgggggggcatatgggcattttgggtgggttatgggggggaaatgggggaatttggggggggtatgaggggtttgggggcagatatggggccctatgggggggatatggggagtatgggggtagatatggggccgtatggggggcagatatggggggggattttgggggatttgggaagattttggggggatataggaggtttgcgggggtttgggggggacataagggggagtatgggggtttgagggcagactgtgggggggctggggaggatatgggggggttgggggtaatttggggggtctttgggcaagtatggggctgtatgggggggtatgaggattttgggggaggatatggggattttgggtgggttacgggggggaaattggcatcggggggaggggtatggggatttgggggggaatatgaggggggtgaagaggggtgtgggggcagatatggcggggtatggggggatctggggggggatatggttttattgggggggtatagggtggatttggggggtttgcggggatttggatgacgtatggggggagtatggggggttggggggggtgtatggggggatttgggggtctggagagcatttgggggggataatcgggattttggggagggatatgggggccgtatggggggcatatggggatttgggggcatatGGCGATTTTGGGAGGGATGTAGAGATTTGGGGGGAATGTAGgtggaaatgggatttgggggggatatgggggtttgggcaattttgggggggggatttagggagggaagaggggtttggggcagatatggggccgtatgaggggtcatggggattttgggggaggatatggggatttggggggggatactggggggagatatggagggatgtgggggtttgggggcagatacGGGGCggatatggggggggatatggggggttacaggggggaaatgggcattgggggcatatgggcattttgggtgggttatgggggggaaatggggggatttgggggcatttaggggggatatggggggtatgggaagattttggggggatataggaggtttggggggatttgggggggacaggggggagtatggggggtttgagggggcaatgtgggggggctagggaggatatggggggggctttggggggaaacagagtggttatggggatttggggggaatatgaGGGAAACTGGATACgatttgggggggcactggggggattttgggggtttggtgggggatattgggggatttgggggggatatgaagggtttggggggggtatggggatttgggaggaggatatggggatttttggggggcttacatggggcaaataggcattgggggggatatgggggcatgtgggggatttttgggggggataggGGGTCTTGGTGGGGATacgggggggatatgggaggttgggggtgtatagggggatttggggggggtatggggggttacagggggaaaatgggcattgggggattttagggggtgctatgggggttttgggggattctgggggggctccaggggggaaatgagggttttgggggggaatatgggggtatggggggattaCGAGGAGAAAATGGGcactggggatttggggaggggtaatgggatttgggggggaatatgggggggtgaagaggggtgtgggggcagatatggcggggtatggggggatctggggggggatatggttttttggggggggggtatagggtggatttggggggtttgcggggatttggaggacgtatggggggagtatggggggtttgggggggtgtatggggggatttgggggtctggagagcatatAGGGGGgataatcgggattttggggagggatatgggggccgtatggggggcatatgaggatttgggggagatttggggggatataggggggatttgggggggttggcgggagtagagggggtttggggatggatatggagacgtatggGGGGGTATaggcattttgggggaggttatggggattttgggggggtcacggggggaaattggcattgggggcaatatggggagggatatgggggggtgggggattatggggggttataggggcattgggggtatctgggaatttttggggaggatttggggggatatggggaggaaatgggcattgggggtgggatatgggggggttggggatttgaTGGAGGAtactggggggctatgggggggatttgaggggatatgggggggcatgggggggatatggggggatttgagcgggatatgggggggatttgaggtggatatgggggggatttgagggggatatgggtttttttgggggggagatatggggaggcatgggggggatttgggggaagtatggggggtttgtggggggatgtggggatttgggaggggatatgggggggtatgggggctgggggggatatgcgggtttgggggtggatgtggggggaatatgggggttgTGGGCGATTCcgggggggagatatggggcggttacgggggggaaatgggcattgggggggcatatgggtattttgggtgggttatgggggggaaatggggggggtatgaggggtttgggggcagagagggcgccctggggggggggggcagagagggcgccctgggggggggcagatgggGGGGGATTTcggaggatttgggggatttgggatttggaGGGGATATGGTGGGGAATTTGGGGGTTgagtggggatgtgggggggatttgggggggaaatggggatttgggggcagatatggggccgtatggggatttgggggggggggtaacgggggctttgggggggatatggggattttggggggagaaatggggatggatatgggcattgggggtagatatggggattttgagGAGGatgtgttttttggggggggatacgggggggaaatggggatttcgGAGGAGTATGGGAATTTTTTCAGGGGTatgtggatttgggggggggataagTGGGTGATATGGGGGTCTGGGGAAGGATCTGTCTATGGGGGAGAGCAGATCTGAAGACccgggggggacctgggggtgggACAGGTTGATAAATGTGGGGACaccggtgtgtgtgtgtgtgggggggggggggggacgtgaaCAAAGGGAGGTGACATGGGGTGAgtcgggggggtggggggggggaagcggggcCCAACGCACCTCCTCGCAGTACACCTCCATGCAGGCCACGGTGACGCGGCGGCTGTCCCCGACGGCCTCCAGCACGTCCTCGAGGGCGCGCTGCACCAAGCCGGGCTCCCCCTCGCTGCCCAGCATGGTGTGCGTCttccctgggggggggtgggcaccAGCACCGTGTCACCCCCCCAGGAGGGTCACCGCGGCACCAGGGACACTTGGCGGGGGGGTGACAACGCTCACCGGAGCCGCTGGGCCCGTAGGCGAGGACGGTGACATCGCGGCCGGCCAGGAGGTGGGACAGCAGCGGGCGGACGGAGCCCTCATAGACGGCGGCGGTGGAGCTGGCGGCACCGTAGATGGCATCgaagctgaggaaggaggcgttaggaagggggtggggggcacccatgggtgccgcCCGCCTTCCCCCGGGGCTCACCGGTAGCGGGAGGGGGCGTTGGGGGGCTCCTCGCGCAGCTCCAGGGTGTGGGAGTCgagggggagcaggcagggctcctcgccgggggggccggggcgcagGCGGAGGCAGACCTGCACCCggcgggggggcgctgggggggcaccAGCACCCGTTGAAGTGGTCCCGGCTGGACGACGAGTCCTCACAGCCCCCTGTCACCTCAGGAAGtgtccccccacagcccccctgtcccctcacagcccctcATCCACCTACAAAACGTCCCCCCACACACCATTCCCCTCAGGATttgtcccctcacagccccttgacacccccaaaatgtccccttACAGCCCCCgtcccctcacagcccctcGTCCCCTCATGAGGTGTCCCCTCAGCACTTTTGTCTCCTCATGAAGTGTCTCCTGACGGCTGctgtcccctcacagcccctcGTCCCCTCATGAAGTGTCCCCTCAGCCCTTTTCTCCCCTCACAGTCCCTCCTCCCCTCACAAAACgtccccccacagcccctctccCCTGACAGCCCCTTGTCCCCTCACAAAACGTCCCCTTACAGCCCATCCTCTCAGGAAgtgtcccctcacagcccctgccccccgAAAACCACTCGTCCCCCCACAAAATGTCCCCTCAGCCCCTGTCCCCTCACAAAACGTCGCCTGACAGCCTGTCCCCTCATGAAGCGTCGCCTCACAGCCCCCTGTCCCCTCACAAAATGCCCCCCTAACAGCCCCCGgtcccctcacagcccctctcccctcacCGAACGACCCCTCAGCCCTTTTCCCCCTCACAACCCCTCATCCCCTCACCGCCAGAACCCCCTAAAGCCTCGCATCCCCTCCCCAGAACCTCCCTGAACCCCTCCGGCCGCCCAGATCCCCCCAATTCCCCTCAgatccccccaaattccccccccccggcgccctcaGCCTCCCCGTACcggccgcagccgccgccgccatcgcTCCCGCCCGACCGTTTGAAGCCGCGCGGCGGCAGCCAATGGGAGGCGAGGAGGTGCGCATGCGCAGTGCGGGCAGCCCGGCGGGGCAGGGCGAAATGGCGGCGGTTGCTTGGCAACGCGGGAAGGGGAGGGGACAAAATGGCGGCGGTTGCCTGGCAACGGAGGGCAAAGAGGCGGGAAcagcggtggcggcggcggttGCCTGGCAACGGGGGCGGGGCGAAGCCAAACGCGCCCAGTTCGTACTGGGAAAGGGCCCAGTTTGCACTGGGACTGCGCCCAGTTTGTATTGGGATTGGGCTGAGGGTCCCAGTTTGTACTGGGAGTGGGCCCAGTTTCTACTGGGACAGTTCCCAGTTTGTATTGGGATTGGGCTGAGGGTCCCAGTTTGTACTGGGAGTGGGCCCAGTTTCTACTGGGACAGTTCCCAGTTTGTGCtaggatggggctggggatcccAGTTTGtactgggatggggctgggggtcccagtTCATACTGGGAATGGGCCCAGTTTGtactgggatggggctgggggtcccagtTCGTACTGGGAAGGATCCCAGTTCATTCTGGGAAAGGGCTGGGGGTGCAAGTTTGTATTGGGAAGTGTCCCAGTTTGTaatgggatggggctgggggtcccagtTCGTACTGGGAATGGCCCCAGTTCATACTGGGAAGGGGCCCAGTTCCCGACCTCCCGGCGGGCAGTGACCTCAAGGGTGTGACATCAGCAGTGGGGTGGTGACGTCATCATCAGGGCGGTGACATCATCGGGGCAGTGACATCATCGGGGCGGTGACATCacgatccccccccccccccccatgtccccaaggaggAGCCGGGCTGTCCCCAAAGTCCTTTAATGCAGCGGCCGGGACAGCGCGGGGGCACCCTgcgggcacccatgggtgggggtgACTCCCCTGAGACCCCCAGAGGGACCTCAGGGTGCCCCTAaggaccccaggacccccttgggaccccccaaagGACCTCAAGGTGCTCCTTGAAGTCCCCAGATTCCTTTGGGTCCCTCACAAGGACCCCAAGGACCCCTTGAAGACCCCAGAACTCCCTTGGGACCCCCATAAGGACCTCAGGGTGCCCCCTGAAGACCTCAGGATCCCCCATAAGGACCTCAGGGTGCCCTCTGAAGACCCCAGGACACCCTTAGGACCCCCGTAAGGACCTCAGGGTGTCCCTGAAAGACCCCAGGACTCCCCATATGAGGATTGCCATATGAGGCACCCCATCAGGGTGCCTCATAAGGACCCCAGGAACTCCTTGGGACCCCATAAGGACCTTAGGGTGCCCCCTAAAGACCTCAGGACTCCCCACATTGACCTCAGGGTGCCCTATAAGGACCGCTGGagaccccaggacccccttgGGACCACCACAAGGACCTCAAGGTGCTCCCTGAAGACCTCAGGACCCCCTATATGGACCTTAGGGTGCCCCCTGaagaccccaagaccccctTAAGGACCTTAGGGTGCCACCTAAGGACCCCAGGATCCCCTTGGGACCCCATTTTGGACCTCAGGGTGCTCCCTGAAGACCCCAGGACCCTCTTGGGACCCCCCAGATGGACCTTAGGGTGCTCCATAAGGACCTCAGgacccccttgggaccccctTAAGGACCTCGGGGTGCGCTCTGAAGACCCCGGAACCCCCTTGAGACCCCCATAAGGACCTCAGGGTGCCCCTGAGGACCCCAGAACCCCCTTGAGACCCCATTATGGACCTCAAGGTGCCCCCTGAAGACCTCGGGATCCCCCATAAGGACCTCAGGGTGTCCCATGAGGACCCCGGGACTCCCCATTAGGACCTAAGGGTGCCACCTAAAGACCCCAAGACCCCCGTAAGGACCTCAGGGTGCCCCACAAGGACCCTAGAGCCCCCTTGGGACCTCCATACGGACCTCAGTGTGCCCCCAGAAGTCCCCCCGCCCCCACAACCGCCCCAGGCCgccccctaaacccccccctaaacccccctCGAAGGACCTcagggtgcccccccaccccaccccacggGACGCCCACCCCGCAGTGGCGGCGGGGCTCAGGGTGGGTGCCGGGGCGGGGGCCAGAAGAGGCGCCAGGCCCCCCGGCAGATGAGGCCGAACCAGTAGAGCTGGGGGGCcaggagggcggcggcggcggcgttgTAGGCAGGGGGCAGCGCCCCCGGCACCCGCAGCAGGGGCACCCCGAGGTGGCGCCCCTAGGCCCAGTACAGGTAGGGGAAGAGGAGCACGCGGCAGCCCAGGAAGGTCACCAGCATGGCCACCCCGTTGAGCTTGTGCAGCGCCGTGTGCTGCCGATTGTActgcgggggggtggggggaaggggtGAGGGACACGTGGGATGGAGGCCCACCACCGTCCCATGTTCTCCCGGGGACCCACGTGGCGAGGGACACGAGGGGTTGGGggcccaccaccaccccacgtTCTGCTGGGGACATGAAGGGTTGGGGACACAAGGGGTTGGGGACCCAAATATTGAGGGACGCGTGGGGTTGGGggcccaccagcaccccaagTCATGCTGGGGACCCAGGGACTGGTGACACAAGGGGTTGGGGGCCTGAATGTTGAGGGACACGTGGGGTGGGGGCCCACCACCGTCCCAAGTCATCCCAGGGACTCAAGGGTTGGGGACCCGAACGTTGAGGGACACGTGGGATGGAGGCCCGCCACCACCCCATGTTCGGCCAGGGGTTGGGGACCCGAGGGTTGGGGACATGAAGGGTTGGGGACCCAAATGTTGAGGGACACGAGGGGTTGGGagcccaccaccaccccacgtTCTTCTGGGGACACAAAAGGTTGGAGACCCAACAGGTTGGAGACCCAAGGGGTTGGAGACATGAGGGCTTGGGGGCCCACCACCATCCCCTGTTATGCTGGAGACCCAGGGGTTGGGGACCCAAGGAGTTGGGGACACGAGGGGTTGGGGGCCTGAATGTTGAGGGACATGAGGGGTGGGGGCCCAGATGTTGAGGGACACGAGGGTTTGGGGACCCACCACCACCCTATGTTCTTCTGGGGACCCAGGGGTTGGGGACCCAAGGAGTTGGGGACCCAAATGTTGAGGGACACGTGGGGTTGGGGGCCCACCTCCATCCCATGTTCTCCTGGGGACCCACGTGGTGAggaacatgaggatttggggacCCACCACCATCCCGTGTTCTCCCAGAGACCCAGGGGTTGGGGACCCAAATGTTGAGGGACACAAGAGTTTGGGgacccaccaccaccccatgtTCTTCTGGGGACCCAAGGGGTTGGGGACACAAAGGGTTGGGGACCCAAATGTTGAGGGACACGAGGGTTTGGGGGCCTACCACCACCCCATGTTCTCCCAGGGACCCAGATGTTGAGGGACACGTGGGGGTGGAgacccaccaccaccccatgtTCTTCTGGGGACTCAAGGGGTTGGGGACCCcggggctggagcccccccggccaccCCATTGTCCCCCCGGGGCCGCGTTTTGGGGCTCACCAGGATGAGGACCTTGCCCAGGCAGACGAAGGGGGTGCTGAGCTCCGCCATCAGCAGGCAACCCAGGAAGAAGTCGCCCTTCCCCTGGCGccacagctgggggggggacacggggacatttggggacatgcggggacatttggggacacttggggacatgtagggacacggggacatggggacatggggacatggggacatggagaAGCCAACAAGCACCATGACTCTGTGGTGGACCTCCATGAGTAGCTCCGTACCAAGGAGGTGTTCCACCAcaagtgtccccaagtgtcctcaaatgtccccaaatgtccccaagtgtccccatgACCATGGAGAAGCCCACAACAGCGTGGTGGACCTCCATGAGCACGTCTGTCCTCATGGCCACGGAGAAGCCAACAAGGACCACAGCGTGGTGACCTCCATGAGTAGCTCCATCCCCAGGTGACCTTCTTCtaccccgtgtccccaaatgtccccaagtgtccccatgACCACGGAGAAGCCCACAACAGCGTGGTGGACCTCCATGAGCACGTCTGTCCCCGTGGCCACGGAGAAGCCAGCAAGGACCACAGCGTGGTGACCTCCACGAGTAGCTCCATACCCAAGTGACATTCttccaccccatgtccccaagtgtccccaagtgtccccatgACCACGAAGAAGCCCACGAAGGTGTGGTGGACCTCCATGACCACGTCCACACCCAGCCGCCATCCCTCCACCTCCACATCCCCACGCCGTTCCCGTGTCCCCACGCCGTTCCCGTGTCCCCACACTGTtcccgtgtccccaaggtgtccccccGGTCCCTGTCCCCCACTCACGGTGGCCACGGGGAAGCAGACGAGCACCATGGCGGCGTGGTGGACCTCCATGAGCACGTCTGTCCCCGTGGCCACGGAGAAGCCAACAAGGACCACAGCGTGGTGACCTCCATGAGTAGCTCCATCCCCAGGTGACCTTTTTCtaccccgtgtccccaagtgtccccaagtgtccccaagaGTCCCCATGACCACGGAGAAGCCCACGACAGCATGGTGGACCTCCATGAGCACGTCTGTCCTCATGGCCATGGAGAAGCCAACAAGGACCACAGCGTGGTGACCTCCACGAGTAGCTCCATACCCAGGTGACGTCCttccaccccatgtccccaagtgtccccaagtgtccccaagtgtccccaagtgtccccgtGACCACGAAGAAGCCCACGAAGGTGTGGTGGACCTCCACGACCACGTCCACACCCAGCCACCATCCCTCCACCTCCATATCCCCACGCCGTTCCCGTGTCCCCACGCCGTTCCCGTGTCCCCACACCATTCCCGTGTCCTCAAGGTGTCCCCCCCCGGACCCTGCCCCCACTCACGGTGGCCACGGGGAAGCAGACGAGCACCATGGCGGCGTGGTGGAGCACCATCAGGAGGTCCTTGCGCAGGTAGGCGCCAGCGGCTGCCCGCAGGGATGGCGGTGGCCCGGCTTCGTGTCCCTTGACGCGCCCGCGGTGCCAGTGGCACAGGAACATGGCGTAGACATCGTATACAAAGTAGGGGACGGCGAACTGGGGGTACGCCCCCGCCAGCCAGTGCCTGTGGGGGGGCACGGCGAGGACACCGGTGTCCTCGGAGGACACAGGGGGAGGGTCTCGGGGGGACACGTggggggaggggcttgggggcggCACGATTTGGGGGCACGGACAGCCAGGGATTTGGGGAGACCCCAATTTGGGGGACCTAGACACCCAGAGATTTGGGGACACCCCGATTTGGGTGACCCAAGTGTCCCAGCTGGCTTTGGGACACCCCAGTTTGGGCACCCAGACACCCAgggacttggggacaccccaaTTTGGGGCACCCAGACAcccagggatttggggacaccccgATTTGGGTGACCCAAGTGTCCCAGCTGGCTTTGGGACACCCCAATTTGGGCACCCAGACACCGAGGAAATTGGGGACACCCTGATATGGGGCACCCAAACACCCAGAGATTTGGGGACACCCCGATTTGGGTGACCCAAGTGTCCCAGGTGGCTTTGGGACACCCCAATTTGGGGCACCCAGACACCCAggtgtgggaaaggaattcacaGGTAGCTTTGCGCTGCTTCACACatccctgaattagagataatgaggaaacaagcggtagaaacaaaaacttgagcaaggtggagataaagtaaattggctacagtgctaaagatgagctttgggcagtggccaattgctggctgaCTCGAGGCGCGTGCCTGaggtctctaaccaattgtatgacagattcgggCGCGTGGACAGCAcgtggggctacggggaaagtatatgtagtagtgaaaaagggcaataaacgTCTCCagttcaagagccatcaggagtctgGGTCTTGCATCCCTTCAAATGGTGACTCCGACGTGATCAGGGAGGAGCAGCGCTGCACGAGCGTCCGAAGGGAACCCAGCCGAATGAGTCAAGCTcgcagctggactgcagcttcaACCCCGGGACATCACCTGAAGGACAGGTGAGGGGCTGGGCATTGATCATGGGAGCTAGCCTTTCGGCAGAGGAAGAGGCTATAGTGAAACTACTAATGCAACTCCTAATAGACAGGGGAGTAAAAAATGATCCgtttaaaataaagctattattgaaatttttgcaaaaacaaggGCTCCCCTCAATGGCTTCCACAGTATTTGATGTAAAAACTTGGGACCAAGCggaggaaaaaatatgggaaGCAGCATCCAGTGGGGCTACTGATGCTGCTGAGGTAACGGCTACGTGGCGGCTGGTGACTGAGACTTTAGGATCgtggcaggcagaaaaggaagtacAGAACGCCGCTGCCCAGGCAATAACAGCAGCCGAACCGAGATCAGAGCCTGCAAGGTCACCAGAGCGGTGCGATTTGATAGACCTGGGGGATGACAAGGAAGAGAGCCACGGACCGCCGCCGCAGAGCCCCTCCCCGCTGACCCCCTTGGCTCCCACCTTGCCTACCCCCGATAATGCCTCCCTGCAGGCCTGAGCTTTTGACCCGTG comes from Anser cygnoides isolate HZ-2024a breed goose chromosome 28, Taihu_goose_T2T_genome, whole genome shotgun sequence and encodes:
- the TLCD3B gene encoding LOW QUALITY PROTEIN: ceramide synthase (The sequence of the model RefSeq protein was modified relative to this genomic sequence to represent the inferred CDS: substituted 1 base at 1 genomic stop codon), producing the protein MALPPLLDTGVLAVPPHRHWLAGAYPQFAVPYFVYDVYAMFLCHWHRGRVKGHEAGPPPSLRAAAGAYLRKDLLMVLHHAAMVLVCFPVATLWRQGKGDFFLGCLLMAELSTPFVCLGKVLILYNRQHTALHKLNGVAMLVTFLGCRVLLFPYLYWAXGRHLGVPLLRVPGALPPAYNAAAAALLAPQLYWFGLICRGAWRLFWPPPRHPP